Below is a genomic region from Nitrospira sp..
CTGGGGTACGTAGGCCAGCCCACGGCGCGCCCTCCGGTCGGTGGGCAGTTTCGTGATGTCCGTTCCGTCGAATTTCAGCGTTCCGGACCGGACCGCCAGCAAGCCCGTGATGACCTTGAGGGTGGTCGTCTTGCCCACCCCGTTTCGTCCCATCAGACAGGCGACTTCTCCGGGAGAGACGGCGAACGACACGTTCCGAAGAATATGACTCTCCCCGTAGTAGGCGTCGATGTTATTCAGTTCCAACATGAAGTTACCGCATCTCGTCGCTCGCATCTGGTATCTCGTCGCTACGAGGACGGCCCAGTTTTGACTTGCCTCTCTCGGTTCGCGCTTCACGCTTCACGAGATACGCGTCACAACCGTTAGCCATGGGCGACTTTCTGTCGTCCCAAGTAGATTTCACGCACTCGGTCGTCGGCCTGCACCCTCTCGACCGTGCCCTCGCAAATGACCGTCCCCTCATGGAGCACTGTGACGATGCGCGCGATCTGGCGGACGAATTCCATATCGTGCTCGATCACAACGATGGCATGGCGCGCCGCAAGAGACTGCAGGAGTGTCCCGGTCTGCTCGGTTTCCCTGTCCGTCATACCGGCAACCGGCTCATCCACCAGCAAGAGCAAGGGGTCCTGCAGAATGACCATGCCGATCTCCAACCACTGCTTCTGTCCATGCGAGAGAGAGCCGGCCCGCGTTTTCGCGTATCCCTCCAGACCGATCGTCGCCAGCGCTTCCTGGATTCGCGCCCGCTCTTCCCGGGTGCACTGGCTCATGATCGTATGGAAGACCCCCTTACTGAACCGCTTTAACGAGAGGTCGAGATTGTCCCACACTGTCAGGTTGACATAGATGGACGGAGCCTGAAACTTCCGCCCAATGCCGAGCTTGACGATGTCGTCCTCCCGCTTGCCGATCAGATCCGTATCCTTGCCGAAGATCACGCGACCGGCCGCCGGTGTGACCTTGCCGCAAATGACGTCGAGGAGGGTGGTCTTTCCGGCGCCGTTGGGTCCGATCACGACGCGCAGTTCGTTGTAGTTCACGATGAAGTTCAGACTGTTGAGCGCCTTGAAGCCGTCGTAGTCGACCGTGACCCCTTCGAGATAGATGATCGAGCCCCGTTCGCTCATGCCTGAGCCTCCCCTTCGGCCAGTGGAGCAGATTTGCGCGCACTGATCCGATCCCTCAGCTTGTGGAGGATGCCGACCAGTCCGTCGGGAAACAGCAACACCACCGAGACGAACAGTCCCCCCAACATGAACGGCCATAGCTCGGGGAAATAATTCGTCAGTACGCTACGTCCCAAATTCACGCTGACCGCGCCGAGCACGGCGCCGGCCAGCGTCCCACGTCCACCAACCGCCACCCAAATCACCATTTCAAGCGAGGGCAGGACGCCGATCTGCGCCGGCGTGATGATGCCGACCTGAGGCACATAGAGCAGCCCGGCCAGTCCGGCCAGGGCCGCCGCCACGACGAATACGAACAGCTTATAATTGGCCGGCGCGTAACCCGAGAAGGCGACGCGCTGCTCGCTATCGCGTACGGCAATGAGGACTTTCCCCGCACGCGACCGGATGATCCACTGGCACAACACATAGGCCCCGCCGAGACAGAGGACGGTGATCACGTACAACGCCCGTTGCGTCCCCGATTCAGAGAGGCGGAATCCGAGCAGTTGTTTGAAATCGGTGAGGCCGTTGGTGCCGCCGAGATTCGTCTCGTTTCGATTGAACACGAGCCAGGCGACCAATGCGAGCGCCTGGGTGATGATGGCGAAGTACACGCCTTTGATCCGACTGCGGAACGCCAGAAATCCGAACACCAGGGCGAAGACGGTCGGGACCAGGACGGCCCCGATGACCGCGGCGGGAAAACTGTAGAACGGCTTCCAAAACAGCGGAAGTTCCTTGACTTGATTCCAGACCATGAAGTCGGGCAAGTCGCTCCCATAGACGCTCTCCTTGCCGATCGTGAGCATGAGATGCATACCCATGCAATAGGCGCCAAGCCCGAAGAACACCCCCTGCCCCAGGCTCAGGATGCCGGTGTATCCCCAGATCAAATCGAGCCCCAGCGCCAAGATCGCAAAGGCGAGGAACTTTCCGAACCGATTCAGCGAAAAATCTGACAGATGCAGCCAGGAATCTTCGGGAGGCAGGACGTTCAGCAACGGCATCAGCACCAGCAACACAAACCCGGTGACCCAGAAAGCCGGGCTTGTCTCACGCGGCGTGGAAAGGTGGATATCGCGGTCTTCGGCCATGGGCGTGATGCGTTTAGCCGGTCAGGAGTCGGCGTGGCGTCCTTTCACAGCGAATAGGCCCGAGGGTCGCCATTGTAAGAACAGAATGACCAGCACGAGGATGCACACCTTGCCGTACACGGCTCCCAGGCCCGGCTCGAGGAGCTTGTTGAGCCCGCCGATGCCCAGCGATGCCACGATCGTTCCGGCGAGCTTGCCCACGCCGCCCGTCACCACGACCATGAAGGAGTCGACGATGTAGTTCTGACCGAGGCCCGGCTCCACATTCCCGATCAAAGTCAAGGCCCAGCCCGCAACGCCAGCAAGCCCGGATCCGAAGGCAAACGTGTAGGCATCGACCTTCCTGGTCGGAATACCCAGGCAGGCACTCATGTTGCGATTCTGCGTCACGGCGCGAACGCGCAATCCGAGCGCGGACCGGAACAACACCGCGTAGATGATCGCCACACAGATCGCCGACAGCGCGATCACGAACAAGCGGTTGTTGGGGAGAAACACGCCGACCATCATTTGCTGGCCGCCGTTGAGCCAGGCCGGCGCCACTACCGCCGTCAGGTCTCCGAAATACACGCGCGCCGCCTGCATGAGAATCAGGCTGACTCCCCACGTCGCCAGCATGGTCTCCAGCGGCCGACCGTACAGAAAGCGAATCACGGTCGCTTCAAGCAGCAATCCGCAGCTCGCGGCCAGCAGAAACGCAACCGGCATGGCCAGCAAGAAATAATGGTCAAAGAGACCGGGCGACAGAAACGCCTTGAAGAATTCCTGGGTCAGAAAGGTTCCATAGGCCCCCACCATCATCAACTCGCCATGAGCCATATTGATCACCCCCATCAGCCCGAACACAACGGCGAGGCCGACGGACATGATGAGGAGGATGGAACTCAGACTGATCCCGCGAAAGATGGTTTCAATGGCATTCGACCAGGCCGCCCAGGTTTCGATCCGTTCGATAGCCGCGGCGGCCGCTTGCGACAATTCCTGCTGGCGCCCGGTCGCGGATGCCGCACGCCCGGCATCGGCCAATTCTTTGAGACTCGGGACGGCATTCTGACTCGACAACGCGGCCAACTTGTCGATCGCCTCGAGTTTCGTCGCTTGATCGTCTGCCGCCAGCCGAAGCAGAGCCGCCGATTCCTCCATCGTGTAGCGAACCCATTTGTGCGTTTCCTTACCCGCGGCCCGCTCCAGCCAGGGAATCGCGACCCCGCGCCTGGCCAGGCCGAGATCGGTGGCGGCGGACCGCCGGACGTCCTGATCGGGATTTTCGAGATTGGCGCGATGCTTCAGCAAATCCATGACCGGCTTGATGGCCTGCCGGACCGAACGGTCGGCATTGGCGCGGATCTCATCGAGACGCGGGATGAGGGCGGCATCTCCCTGCTCGATTACGGTGCGGAGCGCCGTCTCACGGACGGTCTCATCGTCGCTGGTGAGCTGAGTCAAGGCTTGATCGAGCGACAAGCTGGGAGCGGAAGAAGGCTGGAGTTCAATGGCCGCAGCGCGGTCTTGAACGGAACACAGCAGCAAGAACACGGCACAGAGTCGCAAGGACCGGCCCGATCGTCTCACAATTCAGAGAACTCCCGAACATAACAAGCGGGTGACGCCCTGGCTGCTCCCGTTACCCGCCGTAATCCACCCACTACTTTTTCTGGTAGGTACCCTGATGATTGATCCAGTCGCAGCCCTTCTCCGGGTTCGTGTATTCACTCCAGGGCTCCGGCTTGACCAGCCCCTTGGAGCGGGAGACGACCTTGAACTGTCCGTCCTTCATGATCTCCCCGATGAGCACCGGCTTATGCGTATGGTGATTGCCGATGTCCATCATGATCTCGCCGCCCGGCGCGAGGAATTTCTGACCGTAGACGGCCTTACGGACCGGATCGACCTCGACGGTGCCGGCCTTCTCGACCGCCTGCTTCCACACGTGCACACCGAAGTACGCCGCCTCGATCGGATCGTCCGTCACCCGCCTGTCACCGTCCGGCAAGCCGTTCTTCTTACAATAGGCCTTGAAGTTCGCCACGAACTGCCTATTTTGCGGAGCGTCGACGCTCTGATAGTAGTTCCAGGCCGCCAAGTGCCCGACCAGCGTGGTCGTGTCCATCCCGCGCAATTCGTCTTCCGCGACGCTGAATGCCATGATCGGCGCATCCTCGGCGCGCAAGCCCTGATTGGCAAACTCTTTGTAAAAAGGGACGTTGCTGTCGCCGTTGATGGTGCTGATCACCGCCGCGCCGCCACCCGCGGCGAACTTCTTGATCTTGCCGACGATGGTTTGATAGTCCTGGTGATGGAACGGGGTGTACTCTTCCATAATGTTGCTCTCCGGAACATGCTTCGCCAGCAGCATGGCGCGGAGGATTTTGTACGTCGTGCGCGGATACACGTAATCCGTCCCCAATAAGTAGAATTTCTTGTAGCCGCCCCCCTCCTTGCTCATGAGATAGTCCACGGCCGGCACCGCCTGTTGATTCACCGCCGCACCGGTGTAGAACACGTTCCGAGAGCATTCTTCGCCCTCATATTGAACCGGGTAGAACAGCAACCCGTTGTTCTTCTCGAACACGGGCAGCACGGACTTGCGGCTCACCGAAGTCCAGCATCCGAACACGACGGCCACCTTGTCCTGGAGTAGGAGTTGCTTGGCTTTCTCGGCGAACAGATCCCAGTTCGAAGCTGGATCCACCACGACCGGCTTCATCTGCCTTCCCAATACACCGCCTTTGGCGTTGATTTCGTCCACTGCCATCAATACGACGTCACGGAGCGAGACCTCGCTGATGGCCATCGTTCCGCTCAAAGAATGAAGCACGCCGACCTTGATCGGCTCCTTGTCCGCCGCATAGGAGAGCGCCCAATGACCTAGGTTCCCAAGCAGCGCCGCCACACCGACACCAGCCGTGACTCTGGCGCCCCGCACCAAAAAGTCCCGCCGCGACGAATCGCCATCTGCGGACATTTCGGTTGGCGTGGTGTCGGTCTGCTTCTTCTTCATGTCCATATGTCGGATTCCTTTCACCCGGCGATCGTATACGTCGGGCATGACGACACGCGATCTAGAAGTTATACCAGGTGGACAGCATGAAGTTGTCACCGGCAAAGCGCTCATTCGTCGACCATTCCGTCATCAGATGATTCCATTCGAACGACACGTAGAAGTCGCTCCAGATATGGCGGACGGCCGTCACATACGTGCGATGGTTGAGAAGATACTGCGTGTCGGGACCCGCCACATCACCCTGCAAATCGGAGTTGAGCGGATTGTCGAATCCGTATCCGGCAATGAAGGTCGTATCTTTATCATGAGCGTAGTCCAGTTCCCCCCATCCCACCGTCGTCCGTATCGGCTTACCGGTTCCGAGGTTGCGATCCTGCCCATACCTGAAGAATTCCACGCCCAAACCTTGCCCATAGGCGATCTCCCCGGCAAACTTCAGCTGTTTGGTCAGCGGCACGACAAATTCACCGCCAATTAGGTAAGAGTTGATGTCTTGCCCGGACGGGATACCGCCCACCAGAGCGGTCGGAGCGGATCGATACCATCTATAGGCCCCGCTCACCGCCACCATCATGCCTTGAAGTTTGCCTGTGCCGGTGTAACCGAACCTTGTTCCCACGTACGGCATCTGGACGGGATCATTGAAGGCATTCTCCGAACAGGCAAAGTTTCCCGACGGATTATTACAGGAAACAGGCGGAACGCCGCCGACACCGTTGCCCGTAAATGGGCGCCGTTGCGTCTGGGGTTGAATCGCCGACAAGCCTCTTTCAAATCTGAATGCCGTCACGAGCGCGTCGATGTGCTCGCTGAACCGATGCCGAATCGTGACCTGCGGAAGACGTTGCCATAAGTTGCCGTTGTAACCCATGATCGAGAAATCGATGAGATTCGGGTGCAGGCCCATGACCGGCGTCCAGTCCATACCGGCCGTGATACTTGTTCTGCTGTTGTTCGGAGAGTACCGGGCGAACGCGAGGCGGAGGCGCGGCGAAATGTTCCCCGCATTGTCCGTCTGCGAATAGAAGTCCGTCTCCACCACACCGGTAATGACGTTGGAGCCGTCGGTGTGATCGGCGCGGAGGCCGAAGACGCTGTAACGCGGGTTGAACGTCGAGGACGAATTGCTGCTTTTTCCTGCTGCCGTCGCATATCCATTGAATTGCCCAGGATCGAGTGGGTTGGTATTGCGGGTACTGTAGATCCCGTCCAATTCGATGCGCCCGTACGGCACAATGCTGCCCTTTGATTCATGCTCATGGGTGCGGGTTACGCATCCTCCGCAGATTACCGCGGGCGGAGTCTGTGTTTCCCGAGACAGACGACCACCCCCGGCCGCCTCTCCCGCACTCTTTCCTTCCTCACTTCCCGGAGAAGGCGGCGAGGCGGGCGGCGTCTGCATCTCCCGAGGCTTCCGGCCTGTCCCGGTTGATTCGCCAGAACTCTGTCCGTCCGCGGCCAGCGCAACCGTACCGAACAGTCCCAGCATGAACAAGGCGACGACAGTGCTTCCGAGTATTCGGAGAAATCTTCTTCCGCCCTTCATAACAGTGGATCTCCCTTTGGGTTGACGCAAGGCCATAGCCAGAAGTTCGGGATCGAACTTCACCACAAATAAAAAAGGCGCCCTTCCGGCCCACTTGATGGACCAAAAGGACGCCATTGTCCTTTTCTCATGTCCTCATCTGCGGTGGTCTAAGCTCAGACTCCCTTGTCCACCCTGAGACGGTTAGACGGGCGTACTTATAAAATCGGACAGCCCTCTCTGTCAAGCGGATACTTTTGAAATCTCGACGCCGAGGCTCTCCGTATCGTCCACCGCAGTCCTATGCTAGACTGCATCGGAGGTTTGTTTGATCGAGGTTCTCGAATGAGATTGCCTTTCGGTTTCCTGCATGTCGCGGCAGTCGTCCCTGTGCTCGGCGTGGTCGCGTGCGCGGCTTCTCCGGAACTGGATCTGACGCTGACCGAGTCCGAACACGGCAAAGTAGTTCTGGAACGCATCGCTGATCGGTCTTTTCAGGCCGCCCATCCCATTAAACTGCCGACAGGTACGGTATCGCGCGTCCTACGCGGCGTCCTGGTCAGGGACAATCAAGGATTTCTGCAAGACATCGGAGTCCGCAAGTCAGAGGCTCTGCCGGCCTTCTCGGAAGACGATGTGTCATACCTGGCGCCGTTGATTACCGACGGCCTGAGCCGCGCGGCGCCGGATCAGCAGGTTGGGTTCACGGTCAATCAGCGGGGCGCACCTGTCTATTCGCAGCGGGTCGGCGCGGCCGTCGGTTCCTCCGAGCCTCCGTTGCGGCTTGCGCCACCGGAAACCACAGCGGGAGCGATCTACGCCTACGGCCGTTCACTCTATGTGACGTTGACTCAATATCGATACCGGGCTGAACAACCCAATACCATCAACATGCCCAATAGACGAATCCCCGACCCGACCGGACTGCTGAACCATACTGTAATGTTTGTCCCGGAAGCGGCCAAGCGTGACGACAAGTACCGTGACTCTCTCTCGACCGATACCACGCTGGTGATCGATTACGAGTTGCTGGCCGGCCTTCCGTTCGACACCGGCCCGGAGGTCGTGAGCCAGCCGGTACCGCCGATTCCTGCGGCCGCGTCCGCTCCGAACTCACGAGTCAAGACCGGAGAGGCGAGCAAGAGGGATCCAGAACTGGAAGTCCTGAGAAAGGAGCTGGAAGACATCAAGCGCCGCCTGGCGGATCAAGAGGCCGGACGGCAGTCGGCTCCGTCCAAATCCTCCGGCACTCCGAAGTCCCCATAGCATCATACCCGTAGCGCTGGAGAACGGCGGGCGGCATCATCCTCGTTGCTTGTCGGCCCGCTCGTCCAATTCTCCCGCCAGCAGCACGGCCTCGGCGATTTCCCGCATCGACTTCCTGAGATCCATGCTCTGTCGCTGAATAAGCCGGAAGGCCTCCTCTTCGGACAATTTTTTGGAGCGCATCAGATAGCCTTTGGCACGATCAAGGAGCTTTCTCACGGCCAATGCTTCCTGCATTTCAAATGACTTCTCTAGCAAGGTCGTATGTTCGATCGCGATCGCCGCTTGGTTGGCGATGGCCTGCAGCAGCTTGACCTCCTCGCTCGTAAAAGAATAGGGCGCAGATGTGTAACTGTTGATGACACCAACCGCCTTTTCTCTCACGAGCATCGGAACGCACAAGAGTGAGCACAACCCTTCTTTCCTTGCCATGTCCGGATACATGTAGTCCGGCTCCTTTGTCACATCTGCCACAATGATCGGCCGGCGCTCCTGAACCGCACGACCGCTAATGCTTTGACCGATCTTCAAGTTGGGCTTGCGACGGTACAATTCACTTAGACTCTGCGTCGCCTCAATGCGCAGATCTCCGCTGGCCCCGTCGAGCAGCATGATGGAGCAAATTTTCGAGTTCATCATCTGCGCGGTCATGGTAACCAGCAGCTGGAGGACGTCCTCGATGAGACGATTCGATGCGACGGTTTCGGACACCTGGGAGAGGGTTTCCACCTGCAACGCCTTCCGTCGCATTTGCTCGTATAAGCGGGCATTCTCAATGGCGCCGCCCACTTGGTTGGCGATTGTCGACAGCAACGCCAGTTCATCGGGGCGATATCGCTTGGGCCGCCGGTGCTGCACGTTGATGACGCCGACCACTTCCTTTTTGGCCATGATGGGAACGGAAACGAAGGCCTGGTGTCGATCCTCCGGGAGATTATGAAAAAACTTGAACCGCGGATCGTCGCTCGCGTTGCTCGGAATCACCACCCTGGTGCGCTCCTGCGCCACCCAACCCGTAATCCCTTCGCCCATTCCGATGGTGATTCGCCCGATCAGCTTCGGGTGAGGGTTCTTCGAAGCCCGAAGAATCAGTTCATCACTCTTGTCGGACAGCAAATAAAGCAGACAGGCATCCGCCCTGGTGACTTCCACCACAACCTCAACGATGTGTTTGAGGACTGCTTCGAGATCCAATGTATTGCTGATGGAATCGGTGATCCGATGCAGTATATCGACTTCACGGGACTTTTCCCGAAACGCTTGCTCGAGCTGCGCGAACGACAACTGACGTGTCGAGGCCATGGGTGACTGCTTTCGTTGGCGACTGCTTACCAGTAAACCTGTTGATTCCGAGCAACGGGGCTCTTCGCGTTCTTGACTCGCTTCTTGTACCAATCCACGAAGACTTCTTTGCTGACCGGCTTGATCACGGTCTCACCGATTCGCACGGGCCACACTCCGACGACCTGGCCGGCCACAGCCTTCTTGTCATGGAGCATCGCTTCCCACAGCCTCGGAAGGGAAACACTCCCCATGCGATCGGCAAGCCCAGCAAGACGCACGAGGGACGTGATTCGGCCCACAACATCCTCGCTGCACAACCCCATGAACGAAGCCACACTTGCCTCCTGGACCAATCCGATACCGACCGCTTCACCATGGATCAATCCTCGATAGCCTCCCAACGACTCCAAGGCATGTCCGATCGTATGGCCGTAATTCAGAGTTCTTCGTCGGTCGGTCTCCTTCTCATCCTCGACGACGATTTGCGCTTTAATTTCGCACGACCGAACAATCACCGGCATGACGGCCGATGGGTCCACCTTCAACAATGCGGGCATGGTTCGTTCCAGTCGGGAAAACATCGCCTCATCCGCGATGACACCGTATTTGATGACCTCCGCTAATCCGGCGATCCATTCTCGCCGCGGCAGCGTGCGCAGCGTGTCTGGGTCGATGAAAACAGCGCGCGGCTGATGAAAGGCCCCGATCAGGTTCTTGCCCAATCGGTGATCCACCCCGGTCTTACCTCCTACGCTGGAATCCACTTGTGCGACCAGCGTGGTGGGAACTTGCACAAAAGGGATTCCCCTCAGATAGATCGCCGCGGCAAAACCTGTCAGGTCGCCGACGACTCCGCCGCCGAGCGCAACCAACATCGAGTGGCGGTCGAATTTCCGACGAGCGAGCACATCGAGCACCGTGCCGACCATTTTCAAGCTCTTCGTTCGCTCTCCCGGAGGGAGAACGAGCGATACCGGCTCCAGTCCTTCTCTCGAGAGAGAACGGCGAAGTCCGGCAAGATAGCGGGAGGCCACATGGGTGTCGGTGACAATGCCCACCTTTCGGCCGTGCGTGAGCCGCGCAAGACGAGTCCCAACAGTGGACAACAGCCCTGGTTTGACTGTGATCTTATAGCTCCGCTCTCCCAAATCGACCTGGATGGTCTTTTCAGTTGAGGACGGCATCACGGTAATTGCGCCGGAGCCTTTCAGCTTCATTTTCTCATTCCCCGCAAGAGTCTTGGATAAAGGCGCGGAACGGCACAAAAGACGATCCAAATCTTAGACGATATATCAATGGTTTACGTGAGATGGGATAGTAGCACAACCGGTGCGCGTGTAAAAGGTCGGACCCTCAAAGGAAGCACATCGTGATGCAGCGTAGGTTTCGTGGGAGAGAAAGCGAGGAAGCTGGAGGAGGCCGGCTGCTCTCAGCTCAGCCTCCGCAAGAATGAAGGTGAAGACGGGGAATTAGCCCGTTACGTCTTGACGATGGACGGGGTCAGGAAGATCAGCAGTTCTTGTTTGGCCACAGACTCCGTCTTCTGTTTGAAGAGCCAGCCGAGCACAGGAATGCGGGAAAGGTACGGGACTCCCGCGACGTTGTTGTTCTGCGTATCGATGAACACTCCCCCAATGACCATCGTCTCTCCGTCCCGTATGATCACCTGGGTATTTGCTTCCCGCCGGTCGATGCTGGGACCAGCGGGATTGCTTCGTGCTCCCACGGCGTTTCTCGTTGCGCGCACCCGCATCAGAATCTGCTTGCCGATCTCCTTCGGGTCACGGGAAGTGATCTGCGGTGTGACGTTCAACTCGAGATTTGCGTCTACGAATGTCGTCTGCGTTCCTTGCAATGATGTCGTTTGGAACGGAATCGATTCGCCTTGCGAGATCTTGGCTTCCCGTTTGTCGAGCGTAGTGACCTTCGGCGCGGCAATAACCTTGCTCAACCCCAACAGTTCTCCCGCGGAAAGCCTTACATCGAGCATCGCTCCATCCGCTTTTCCGAATGTGAATCCGGCGCCAGGCGTCGAAACCAAACCGCCGACAGTCGCGGGAAGATTCACGAGAAAGTCTGACGCCTGGGCTCCAAACGGACCGCTCGTACCCGACTTAAAGTTGGCCACTCCGAACGATTGCCCAGAATTGAGGTTTTGAACGCCCCACTGAACGCCGAGAGACCGCGAATACGTGGTATCGGCCTGGACGATGCGTGCCTCGATCTGAACCTGAGGAACAGCGAGATCCAGTCCATCGATCAACTGCTTGAGCACGTTCATCTTGCTCTCGGTGTCCCTGACGACCAAAGCATTCGTGCCCTGGCTGATCTGCATCACTCCCCTCGTGCTCAAGTTCTGACGAAGTGCCGTCATCAATTCCTGTGCCTGAAGATTTCGGACGTAAAACACACGATCCACAAGTTCCTCGGCCTTGATTTTTGCATCCTTCGCTCGAGCCTCCTCATCCTCCTGTCTGGCGATGTTCGATAAGGAGTCGACCCAGAGAATGTTTCCTTGTCGAATCTTTCCCAAGCCGTTCATCTTCAGGATCATGTCGAGCGCTTGATCCCAAGGCACACTGACCAACTTCATGGTGACTTTGCTCTTGACACCCTCGCCAACGACGATGTTGAACCCGCTCACTTCGGCAATCAGCCGAAGGACATTACTGATGTCGGCCTGCTGAAAGTCCAGCGAGATTCGTCGGCCGACATATCGCGTTTCCCCGAGGACCAGGTCATCTTTGGGTGTCTGTTTTTCAGCGGTTTCTCCGCCGATCATCATTTGGGCAGGGCGAACTCGAAACATCGCGGGGATCCGCTCAAGATTGGAAGTCCGTACCTTCCGGAAGTTACCCTGATCCGCGATGAACTCCGCGGTTCCGTTCAACCCCTCGGCACGGCTGACTGGAGGAATCGCAGGACGATCTCCACGATCGGCTCCCTCATTCTCACTGGCAGCGCTGTGCGCCAAACTCACGACCAGACTGGTGCCACGAGATTGCACGGAATATTCCACATCAGCGTTCATGTCGAGAACGATTCGGACCTTCTCCGCATAGGTTCCCACACGCACTCGGCGAAGCAAGGAATGATTGACGGTCCAGATCGGCTTGCGAATCGCCGATGTCACGTTCGGCACGTCGATGACAAGCCGACGGCCGCTCACGAGATTGGCTTCATAGAACAGAACTCCATCGCCGGCAATTGTGACGGCCACATCTTTGGGATCACGCTGAATGTCGATGGCCGTCAGGCTGTGCGCGGGCGCTTCAATTGGACGCGTCAGGGCAATAGCCGACGAGGAGAACTCGGCTGACAGACTCGGACTGGTTTGACTGTTGCCCAGATCAGCCGGGATGCCCAGCGATGTAATCGCCAGCTGGAGGCCGACCGCGCCCATCGCAGAAATAATGCGAACGACCGTTGTTGTGTGCATCGCATTAGGTGTCATTCTGAACCCTCTTTCGGATGGAGGAGCTTGACATACTCCCGCTCTTGCTTTCGCCCATAGACATCAGTGAACCGTTCCTGAACCACTATCCCCTTTTCAGTGATGGCACTGACCACACCGTTGTTTGGCCCGATCCTTGTTCCCTTCCTCACGGCATAGCCGTTGCCGTCAGGCATTTGGACCATTGCCGTGTACCCATAAGCTCCCCAAACTACGGCGATCAGATTCATGTCCGTCAACCCGACTCGCTGCAGAGGAGGAAGTGTAAGATCGATCTGGCCAGGCGCAAGTTGCTGAAGTACCGGAGCGAACGGGTCGCGACGACCAGAAGGATCATACCCGTTGGATGACAACGGAACCGATGCCTGCTGGGCATCGGCCTGGGGGATAATGCCTTCTGAGACGGGAGGCACGGTATCGCCGGATGGCCGTCGCGCCATATCGGCGGGGGACGGCACCTTTAGAGAATCCTGCCGCATCGGCGCCACCTGCTTCGCGTTGAGGGTCAGTCCGAGTTGACTTAGCGCTGTTTCTCCAGACATAAGTACGATGCAACAGCCTGCCAACAGCGCGGTCGCCTTAGATACGTGCCACACGAGCATCACCTTCCCGCCGGTTATAAGCGATCACTTACTCTGGGCTGCCGGCACGACCACAGCCACCTTGGGTTCTTGAGGCGCGGCGTACGCGATCAAATCAAATACCGTCTGTGTGACAACGCGGCCCTTGTCGCTCTTGGGACTACCCATCTTCACACCCGATACAGTCACAATCCTGGGCAAACTGTTGATCCGGTCAAAGAAGAGAGCCGCCGTGTGATACCCTCCAGCCACCTCTACATTCACCGGCATCCGCACAAACAGTTTCGAAGGATCTTCTGATTTCGCACTCGGCTTCCAAAGCTTGACGTCAAGGCCGAGTCTGATGGCGAGATCAGAAACTTGTTTGAGCAGCATGACCGCTTCCTCTTCGGGCGGGAGCCGCTCCTTCTTCTTGGCCAGTTCGATTTCCAACTGCCTGTTGGCGGCGATCAATTCGTCGAGATGTTTAACTTTGA
It encodes:
- the aroB gene encoding 3-dehydroquinate synthase; this encodes MKLKGSGAITVMPSSTEKTIQVDLGERSYKITVKPGLLSTVGTRLARLTHGRKVGIVTDTHVASRYLAGLRRSLSREGLEPVSLVLPPGERTKSLKMVGTVLDVLARRKFDRHSMLVALGGGVVGDLTGFAAAIYLRGIPFVQVPTTLVAQVDSSVGGKTGVDHRLGKNLIGAFHQPRAVFIDPDTLRTLPRREWIAGLAEVIKYGVIADEAMFSRLERTMPALLKVDPSAVMPVIVRSCEIKAQIVVEDEKETDRRRTLNYGHTIGHALESLGGYRGLIHGEAVGIGLVQEASVASFMGLCSEDVVGRITSLVRLAGLADRMGSVSLPRLWEAMLHDKKAVAGQVVGVWPVRIGETVIKPVSKEVFVDWYKKRVKNAKSPVARNQQVYW
- the pilQ gene encoding type IV pilus secretin PilQ, with the protein product MTPNAMHTTTVVRIISAMGAVGLQLAITSLGIPADLGNSQTSPSLSAEFSSSAIALTRPIEAPAHSLTAIDIQRDPKDVAVTIAGDGVLFYEANLVSGRRLVIDVPNVTSAIRKPIWTVNHSLLRRVRVGTYAEKVRIVLDMNADVEYSVQSRGTSLVVSLAHSAASENEGADRGDRPAIPPVSRAEGLNGTAEFIADQGNFRKVRTSNLERIPAMFRVRPAQMMIGGETAEKQTPKDDLVLGETRYVGRRISLDFQQADISNVLRLIAEVSGFNIVVGEGVKSKVTMKLVSVPWDQALDMILKMNGLGKIRQGNILWVDSLSNIARQEDEEARAKDAKIKAEELVDRVFYVRNLQAQELMTALRQNLSTRGVMQISQGTNALVVRDTESKMNVLKQLIDGLDLAVPQVQIEARIVQADTTYSRSLGVQWGVQNLNSGQSFGVANFKSGTSGPFGAQASDFLVNLPATVGGLVSTPGAGFTFGKADGAMLDVRLSAGELLGLSKVIAAPKVTTLDKREAKISQGESIPFQTTSLQGTQTTFVDANLELNVTPQITSRDPKEIGKQILMRVRATRNAVGARSNPAGPSIDRREANTQVIIRDGETMVIGGVFIDTQNNNVAGVPYLSRIPVLGWLFKQKTESVAKQELLIFLTPSIVKT
- a CDS encoding GAF and ANTAR domain-containing protein — protein: MASTRQLSFAQLEQAFREKSREVDILHRITDSISNTLDLEAVLKHIVEVVVEVTRADACLLYLLSDKSDELILRASKNPHPKLIGRITIGMGEGITGWVAQERTRVVIPSNASDDPRFKFFHNLPEDRHQAFVSVPIMAKKEVVGVINVQHRRPKRYRPDELALLSTIANQVGGAIENARLYEQMRRKALQVETLSQVSETVASNRLIEDVLQLLVTMTAQMMNSKICSIMLLDGASGDLRIEATQSLSELYRRKPNLKIGQSISGRAVQERRPIIVADVTKEPDYMYPDMARKEGLCSLLCVPMLVREKAVGVINSYTSAPYSFTSEEVKLLQAIANQAAIAIEHTTLLEKSFEMQEALAVRKLLDRAKGYLMRSKKLSEEEAFRLIQRQSMDLRKSMREIAEAVLLAGELDERADKQRG
- the pilO gene encoding type 4a pilus biogenesis protein PilO; translated protein: MTFPAINLEVLRTVPLAQKIGLLVLTLAGVVVGFYYYVVEPKTTEIAGLQGEISKLDGDIQTLSIKVKHLDELIAANRQLEIELAKKKERLPPEEEAVMLLKQVSDLAIRLGLDVKLWKPSAKSEDPSKLFVRMPVNVEVAGGYHTAALFFDRINSLPRIVTVSGVKMGSPKSDKGRVVTQTVFDLIAYAAPQEPKVAVVVPAAQSK
- a CDS encoding pilus assembly protein PilP yields the protein MWHVSKATALLAGCCIVLMSGETALSQLGLTLNAKQVAPMRQDSLKVPSPADMARRPSGDTVPPVSEGIIPQADAQQASVPLSSNGYDPSGRRDPFAPVLQQLAPGQIDLTLPPLQRVGLTDMNLIAVVWGAYGYTAMVQMPDGNGYAVRKGTRIGPNNGVVSAITEKGIVVQERFTDVYGRKQEREYVKLLHPKEGSE